Proteins encoded by one window of Rouxiella chamberiensis:
- the fetA gene encoding iron efflux ABC transporter ATP-binding subunit FetA codes for MSLSSALLRVQDVSFSLDGNLLLQPTSFDLARGEFLLLTGPSGCGKSTLLKILSSLQDPTNGQIFLEDKNIRDIKPELYRQQVSYCFQTPVLFGQTVEDNLALPYQIRGKRPDRKRLAEWLTRVNLSADMLDKEVNSLSGGEKQRVALLRNLQFLPKVLLLDEVTSALDEENRQTVNALVAEWVKQEGLAVIWVTHDSNEIRHAQRVITLTRNDTGERPDESA; via the coding sequence ATGTCACTCTCTTCAGCCTTGCTGCGCGTGCAGGATGTCAGTTTCAGTCTTGATGGAAACCTCTTGTTGCAGCCCACCTCCTTCGACCTTGCGCGCGGAGAATTTTTGCTCCTGACCGGTCCGTCGGGCTGCGGCAAAAGCACGCTGCTAAAAATTCTCTCTTCCCTGCAAGACCCGACCAACGGGCAGATTTTCCTCGAAGACAAAAACATTCGCGATATTAAACCCGAATTGTATCGTCAGCAGGTTTCCTACTGTTTTCAGACCCCCGTGCTGTTTGGGCAAACGGTCGAAGATAATCTTGCGTTGCCCTATCAAATACGCGGTAAACGCCCCGACCGTAAACGTCTGGCCGAATGGCTGACGCGCGTCAATCTTTCTGCCGATATGCTCGACAAAGAGGTGAACTCCCTTTCCGGCGGCGAAAAACAGCGGGTCGCCCTGCTGCGTAACCTGCAATTTCTGCCCAAAGTCTTGCTGCTCGACGAGGTGACCAGCGCGCTTGACGAGGAAAATCGTCAGACCGTCAATGCGCTTGTCGCCGAATGGGTTAAACAGGAAGGTCTGGCGGTTATCTGGGTGACCCACGACAGCAACGAAATTCGCCATGCCCAGCGCGTGATAACCCTGACCCGCAATGATACCGGAGAACGTCCTGATGAATCAGCATAA
- a CDS encoding exoribonuclease II, with the protein MFQDNPLLAQLKQQLHSQTPRVEGIVKGTEKGFGFLEVDGQKSYFIPPPHMKKVMHGDRVIASVQTEKEREIVQPETLVEPFLSRFVGRVIKKDDRLSIMPDHPLLRDAIQCRTGRNFNHEVNEGDWCVAEMRRHPLKEGDRGFQAELTEWITTGSDDLAPWWVTLARHNLERNAPEFNVTELLEQGLTREDLTALPFVTIDSASTQDMDDALFVKDNGDGTLNLTIAIADPTAYVTEGSDADNIARERAFTNYLPGFNIPMLPRELSDNICSLLPNERRPVLACSVTLAADGALGDDIRFFAAWIESNAKLVYEEVSDWLEDKGEWQPQNDTIADQIRLLKRVCDVRSAWRSANALVFKDRPDFRFVLGEKGNVLEIIAEHRRIANRIVEECMIAANVCAAIALRDNLGFGVYNVHTGFDPLLVDQAVAVLEANEVEADGPTLLTLPGFCALRRKLDAMPTQFLDSRIRRFQTFAEINTVPGPHFGLGLEAYATWTSPIRKYGDMVNHRLLKAMITQQSAEKPQDEMTVQLAERRRLGRMAERDVGDWLYARYLEDKVGTDVKFSAEIIDVTRGGLRVRLQDIGAVAFIPAPFLHAVRDELVCSVDTGTVLIKGEVAYRQSDIIDVNIAEVRMENRNVIAKPAA; encoded by the coding sequence ATGTTTCAAGATAACCCGCTGCTCGCACAGCTAAAACAGCAACTTCACTCTCAGACTCCGCGTGTCGAAGGCATTGTTAAAGGTACTGAGAAAGGCTTTGGCTTTCTTGAAGTAGACGGTCAAAAGAGCTATTTCATCCCGCCTCCGCACATGAAAAAAGTCATGCACGGCGACCGGGTTATTGCTTCTGTGCAAACAGAAAAAGAACGCGAAATCGTGCAGCCCGAAACGCTGGTCGAGCCGTTCCTGAGCCGTTTCGTCGGTCGCGTGATTAAAAAAGACGATCGTCTTTCCATCATGCCGGACCACCCGCTGCTGCGTGACGCCATTCAGTGCCGCACCGGCCGTAACTTCAATCATGAAGTTAACGAAGGCGACTGGTGTGTGGCCGAAATGCGCCGCCATCCGCTGAAGGAAGGCGATCGTGGATTCCAGGCCGAACTGACCGAGTGGATAACCACCGGCAGCGACGATCTTGCCCCTTGGTGGGTTACACTGGCGCGTCACAACCTCGAGCGCAACGCGCCTGAGTTCAACGTGACTGAATTGCTGGAACAGGGTCTGACCCGCGAAGACCTGACCGCTCTGCCGTTCGTTACTATCGACAGCGCCAGCACGCAGGATATGGATGACGCCCTGTTCGTTAAAGACAACGGCGACGGCACCCTGAACCTGACCATCGCGATTGCCGATCCAACGGCCTACGTGACCGAAGGCAGCGACGCCGACAACATCGCGCGTGAACGTGCCTTCACCAACTATCTGCCGGGCTTCAACATTCCAATGTTGCCGCGCGAACTGTCAGACAACATCTGTTCTCTACTGCCCAACGAGCGCCGCCCTGTGCTGGCCTGCTCGGTAACGCTGGCCGCCGATGGCGCGCTGGGCGACGATATTCGCTTCTTTGCGGCATGGATCGAGTCAAACGCCAAGCTGGTTTATGAAGAAGTCTCCGACTGGCTGGAAGACAAAGGCGAATGGCAGCCACAGAACGACACCATCGCCGATCAGATTCGTTTGCTGAAACGCGTGTGTGATGTTCGCAGCGCCTGGCGTTCCGCGAATGCGCTGGTCTTTAAAGACCGTCCTGACTTCCGCTTCGTGCTGGGCGAGAAAGGCAACGTGCTGGAAATCATTGCCGAGCACCGCCGTATTGCCAACCGCATCGTCGAAGAGTGCATGATTGCCGCCAACGTCTGTGCCGCCATCGCCCTGCGCGATAACCTCGGGTTCGGCGTTTACAACGTGCATACCGGTTTCGACCCGCTGCTGGTGGATCAGGCCGTTGCCGTGCTGGAAGCCAACGAGGTCGAAGCCGACGGCCCGACGCTTCTCACTTTGCCTGGCTTCTGCGCGCTGCGCCGTAAACTTGACGCGATGCCGACCCAGTTCCTGGACAGCCGCATTCGTCGTTTCCAGACCTTTGCCGAAATCAATACCGTGCCGGGTCCGCACTTTGGGCTGGGTCTCGAAGCTTACGCGACCTGGACCTCGCCAATCCGTAAATACGGCGATATGGTCAACCACCGTCTGCTGAAAGCGATGATTACCCAGCAGAGCGCCGAGAAGCCGCAGGACGAAATGACCGTTCAGCTGGCGGAACGTCGCCGTCTGGGCCGTATGGCCGAGCGCGATGTCGGTGACTGGCTGTATGCCCGTTACCTCGAAGATAAAGTCGGGACTGACGTCAAGTTCAGCGCCGAAATCATCGACGTGACGCGCGGTGGTCTACGCGTTCGCCTGCAGGACATCGGCGCCGTTGCCTTTATCCCGGCACCTTTCCTGCACGCCGTTCGCGACGAACTGGTATGCAGCGTTGACACCGGTACCGTTTTGATTAAAGGTGAAGTCGCCTACCGTCAGAGCGACATTATCGACGTCAACATTGCCGAAGTCCGCATGGAAAACCGCAACGTCATCGCCAAGCCTGCCGCCTAA